CCCGGCGGCTTGACCTGCCCGCCACCGACTTCCGTGACGTCAGCTGCACCGGCGCGACCGTCGCCGACCTGACCTCGGCCCAGTCAACGGACCGGGGCACCAACCCGGCGCAACTGGCCGCCCTGTCGGACCGGACCCGGCTGGTCACCCTCGGCATCGGCGGCAACGACATCGGCTTCGCCCCGCTGGTGAAGAGCTGCGTGAAGTCCGGAGTGCTGCACTTCGCGCTGAGCGGCCTGACGGACGGGAAGGACGCCACCGGGGACGCGCCCTGCCGGGCCCGGTACGTCTCCGACGGCACCGACGAGGTGCAGCGGCGCATAGCGGCGGCGGACCGACGGCTGGCCACGGCCCTCGCCGAGGTCGGCCGACGCGCGCCGAAGGCCCGCGTCTACGTCGTGGGCTATCCCGCGATCCTGCCGCCGCACACCACCGGTTGCGGTGGCGAGATGGGCCTCGCCGCCGGCGACATCACCTACCTCCACGACAAGGAGCAGCAGCTGAACAGGATGCTGCGCGAGCGGGCCGACAAGGCGGGGGCCGG
The sequence above is a segment of the Streptomyces asoensis genome. Coding sequences within it:
- a CDS encoding SGNH/GDSL hydrolase family protein, whose protein sequence is MKNSVRAALAGALACGVLTTAIVISRHDGSPGSAPPGGPYVALGDSYTAGPEIPGQGGSPAGCDRSDRNYPALVARRLDLPATDFRDVSCTGATVADLTSAQSTDRGTNPAQLAALSDRTRLVTLGIGGNDIGFAPLVKSCVKSGVLHFALSGLTDGKDATGDAPCRARYVSDGTDEVQRRIAAADRRLATALAEVGRRAPKARVYVVGYPAILPPHTTGCGGEMGLAAGDITYLHDKEQQLNRMLRERADKAGAGYVDTYTPSVGRDACADRQVRWVEPLVPRAPAASVHPNERGERGMADAVLKTLGV